One Microlunatus soli genomic window carries:
- a CDS encoding NAD(P)/FAD-dependent oxidoreductase, with amino-acid sequence MILTGATVLIIGAGAAGFGTAEALRRSGHTGRIIVLGAERHAPYDRPPLSKQVLSGAWEPERARLRTAEQLRQLDAELLLDDAAAGLDSERHRVTTTAGRRLSGDAVVIATGVSPRELPGLTGIDGVQGFRSLDDALVLRDNLQDARHLVVLGDGVLGAEIAASARSQGADVTLVGPQTAPLSWQLGPLVGEELAAVHHEHGVRLRPGRQLDRVITRHQRVTGIVLDDGEHLPADLIVVAAGSTPNTGWLADSGLELDDHDRSVRCDAACRAAEDIYAVGDVARWHHRGLGRSIRLENRTNAGEQALAVAQNLITAGEPAPYRPVPYFWTDQFEIKIQAYGLPSPRAAVTMLDGDLDRRRFLLQYTEDDRVTAVVGCNMPKQTRQHRRLVLESFRDQPAPAIA; translated from the coding sequence ATGATCTTGACCGGAGCGACCGTGTTGATCATCGGAGCGGGTGCCGCCGGATTCGGCACGGCCGAAGCACTGCGGCGATCCGGTCACACCGGGCGGATCATCGTGCTGGGTGCGGAGCGGCACGCCCCCTATGATCGGCCGCCGCTGTCCAAGCAGGTGTTGTCCGGCGCCTGGGAGCCCGAACGGGCCCGGCTGCGCACGGCCGAGCAGTTGCGTCAGCTGGATGCGGAGCTGCTGCTGGATGACGCGGCAGCCGGCCTGGACAGCGAGCGGCATCGGGTGACGACCACCGCCGGGCGCCGGCTGTCCGGCGATGCGGTCGTGATCGCGACCGGTGTCAGCCCCCGCGAGTTGCCAGGACTGACCGGGATCGACGGCGTGCAAGGTTTCCGATCCCTCGACGATGCACTGGTGCTACGCGACAACCTCCAGGACGCACGACATCTGGTCGTGCTCGGCGACGGGGTGCTCGGTGCCGAGATCGCTGCCTCGGCCCGTTCGCAGGGCGCCGACGTCACGCTGGTCGGTCCGCAGACCGCACCGTTGTCCTGGCAACTCGGCCCACTGGTCGGCGAGGAGTTGGCTGCCGTGCATCACGAGCACGGCGTACGGCTGCGGCCGGGGCGACAGCTGGACCGGGTGATCACCCGGCACCAGCGGGTGACCGGAATCGTGTTGGACGACGGTGAGCACCTGCCGGCCGACCTGATCGTCGTCGCGGCCGGATCGACGCCGAACACCGGATGGCTCGCCGACAGCGGACTCGAGCTCGATGATCATGATCGTAGTGTCCGGTGCGATGCCGCCTGCCGTGCCGCCGAGGACATCTACGCCGTCGGGGACGTCGCCCGATGGCACCATCGGGGACTCGGCCGGTCGATCCGGTTGGAGAATCGGACCAACGCCGGTGAGCAGGCGCTCGCCGTTGCACAGAATCTGATCACGGCCGGCGAGCCGGCGCCGTACCGGCCGGTGCCGTACTTCTGGACCGACCAGTTCGAGATCAAGATCCAGGCCTACGGTCTGCCCAGCCCGCGTGCCGCAGTCACGATGCTCGACGGTGATCTTGACCGACGACGGTTCCTCCTGCAGTACACCGAGGACGACCGGGTGACGGCCGTCGTCGGCTGCAACATGCCCAAGCAGACCCGCCAGCATCGGCGACTGGTCCTGGAGTCCTTCCGCGATCAGCCGGCGCCGGCGATCGCATGA
- a CDS encoding TetR/AcrR family transcriptional regulator: protein MTPGVRSRGKQSQERARDTQESILITAERLFAERGVWAVSNRQISDAAGQGNNAAVGYHFGTKHDLIRAILRRHAAEIETIRREMVAAVDDRTDVRQWAECLVLPQARHLAAMGGPTWFARFAAQLMTDPGLRPMIVEDSLDSPVLQEILINLGRALGPLPAAVRIERADMTRQLMVHMFAERERAVADGDPTARPDWEAAATGLVDGLVGVWTAPVTPVRRSGRRPRRLSGGDR, encoded by the coding sequence GTGACACCCGGCGTGCGGTCCCGCGGCAAGCAGTCGCAGGAGCGTGCCCGGGACACTCAGGAAAGCATCCTGATCACCGCCGAGCGGCTGTTCGCCGAGCGTGGCGTCTGGGCGGTGTCCAACCGGCAGATCAGTGATGCCGCCGGGCAAGGCAACAATGCTGCCGTCGGATATCACTTCGGCACCAAGCACGACCTGATTCGCGCGATTCTGCGTCGGCACGCCGCAGAGATCGAGACCATCCGCCGAGAGATGGTCGCCGCTGTCGACGACCGCACTGACGTACGGCAGTGGGCCGAGTGCCTGGTGCTGCCGCAGGCCCGCCATCTTGCGGCAATGGGCGGTCCCACCTGGTTCGCGCGGTTCGCCGCGCAACTGATGACCGATCCCGGACTGCGTCCGATGATCGTCGAGGACTCCCTGGATTCGCCGGTGCTGCAGGAGATCCTGATCAACCTGGGTCGGGCGTTGGGACCGTTGCCGGCGGCCGTCCGGATCGAACGGGCGGACATGACCCGGCAGCTGATGGTGCACATGTTCGCCGAACGCGAGCGGGCGGTGGCCGACGGCGACCCGACCGCGCGACCCGACTGGGAGGCTGCCGCGACCGGTCTGGTCGACGGCCTGGTCGGTGTCTGGACCGCGCCGGTGACACCGGTCCGCCGTTCGGGCCGGCGACCACGGAGGCTCTCGGGAGGCGATCGATGA
- a CDS encoding cytochrome P450: MSICPVTGQTSAGHPETTSSSLDAPLSYPLERPGPLEPPAEWETLRQECPVAPITFPSGDPAVLLTRYDDVRQVLSDPRFSRVGEGSAKITNSETGGVFNRSTASPLPQTGEGHQQWRRMLSKWFTAKRMAALKPAIAAMADRLIDDMIKNGPNQDDSRTDPGNSVDPGDAVDLKAALGFPLPVWVICMLLGVPDSDRDRFSHWSDAFLNLDRFTDDEVATARQEFHTYLLGHVRSKRADPGDDVLGTMITDARAAGTELSDEMLVATGLGLLVAGHETTANMIGKMTAMLLSDRTRWEQLVADPSMIRTAVEEVLRMDTNLGFGMPRYLTEEVELSAAAVPANTTVICDMSAANRDQQIFTDGDTMDLTRSPNPHLTFGAGPHSCLGQMLARTELQTVLEVMVRRLPSLELAVPTDQLQPITGLIVGGLQTVPVRW; this comes from the coding sequence GTGAGCATCTGCCCGGTCACCGGCCAGACATCAGCAGGACATCCCGAAACAACCTCGAGCAGCCTTGACGCTCCCCTGAGCTATCCGTTGGAACGTCCCGGACCGCTCGAACCACCAGCCGAGTGGGAGACGCTGCGACAGGAGTGTCCGGTTGCTCCGATCACCTTCCCCAGCGGCGATCCGGCTGTCCTGCTGACCCGCTATGACGACGTACGACAGGTGTTGTCCGATCCACGATTCTCCCGGGTCGGCGAAGGTTCGGCCAAGATCACCAACAGCGAGACCGGCGGGGTCTTCAACAGGTCGACCGCGAGTCCGCTGCCGCAGACCGGCGAAGGTCACCAGCAGTGGCGGCGGATGTTGAGCAAGTGGTTCACCGCCAAGCGAATGGCAGCGTTGAAGCCGGCGATCGCGGCAATGGCGGACCGATTGATCGACGACATGATCAAGAACGGGCCGAATCAGGACGACAGCCGGACTGATCCTGGCAACAGCGTTGATCCCGGCGACGCGGTCGATCTGAAGGCGGCGCTCGGATTTCCGTTGCCTGTCTGGGTGATCTGTATGTTGCTGGGCGTACCGGACTCCGACCGGGACCGGTTCTCGCACTGGTCCGACGCGTTCCTCAATCTTGATCGCTTCACCGATGACGAGGTCGCCACGGCACGCCAGGAGTTCCACACCTACCTCCTCGGACACGTCCGGAGCAAGCGTGCCGACCCGGGTGATGACGTGCTCGGGACCATGATCACCGACGCGCGGGCTGCCGGGACCGAGCTGTCGGACGAGATGCTCGTCGCGACCGGGCTCGGGTTGTTGGTCGCCGGTCATGAGACCACCGCCAACATGATCGGCAAAATGACGGCGATGCTGTTGTCGGACCGGACCCGGTGGGAGCAGCTGGTCGCCGATCCGTCCATGATCAGGACCGCCGTTGAGGAGGTGCTCCGGATGGACACCAACCTCGGCTTCGGCATGCCCCGCTACCTGACCGAGGAGGTGGAGCTCTCTGCTGCCGCTGTGCCGGCGAACACGACCGTCATCTGTGACATGTCGGCTGCCAACCGCGACCAGCAGATCTTTACCGACGGCGACACGATGGATCTGACCCGGAGCCCCAATCCCCATCTCACGTTCGGCGCCGGCCCGCATTCCTGCCTCGGACAGATGCTGGCTCGTACCGAGTTGCAGACCGTGCTGGAGGTCATGGTGCGGCGATTGCCGAGCCTGGAGTTGGCGGTGCCGACCGATCAGCTGCAACCGATCACGGGCCTGATCGTCGGAGGGCTGCAGACGGTCCCGGTCCGGTGGTGA